Proteins from a single region of Thermosipho japonicus:
- a CDS encoding efflux RND transporter permease subunit — protein MKKFIIFLAFFIISLVIIFIKGSIYTGPDVFLPGFKYGKSLNEIDNESVKNFAKLSKDFNDGNSLFVIIYSDNGFFNKENTKKLLNLTSELLNEPYISTIISPANFPKIVGFSITTYIKDNVLQKEILTDKNAGNLISKDGKYSIINLTFKQNIDARKYITKIENHIKKFFENYYLFGEPVIDSELFKELLKQMYIYPVIMLLLILFFFYFQTKSLKVAFFSVFAPIISSIFTVSIIFLFNRPLNTLTVMIFSFLLIIGSGYGLHYYNAYFRIKDFEKTKKHIQIPIIFSMLTTVAGFLSFLFVNIESFKELGLLVSIGLIINVLLIFSFSKEIFKNTNPKKRPINFGIKYFGDKISFTLLIIFIVIAIISPLLIKNISIKSDMISYFSKDSKIGKAYNIMEQFFNFREPIFLVLEKNSPFIASDNKKIKNILETLENTEYVSNTNFPIDIPIPILYSFSKNNPLLKYYISSNSKIRIIINLTKKGYENIDEILNILKEITPYKYYVAGSALIWNDINKNILNAQIKSIIFAGILIFAMVFIIFKSIRITLSVIIPIGFTSLFNFIFMTIFKINLDVSTSITSSILMGLVIDYSIHLANDEKNTKSPEKSVINVGPPILANGIGLILGFSVLLFSSLKLFKSISLLIIFGILIGLSFTLIIQPYILKKFTLINNPYRGFKK, from the coding sequence ATGAAAAAATTTATAATTTTTTTAGCATTTTTTATTATATCTCTTGTAATAATTTTTATAAAAGGTTCAATATACACTGGCCCTGATGTATTTTTACCGGGATTTAAGTATGGAAAATCATTAAATGAAATTGACAATGAAAGTGTTAAAAATTTTGCAAAGCTCTCAAAAGACTTTAACGATGGCAATTCACTATTTGTCATTATTTATTCGGATAATGGCTTCTTCAATAAAGAAAATACAAAAAAACTTTTAAATCTAACGAGTGAGTTATTAAATGAACCTTACATATCTACAATTATATCTCCTGCAAATTTTCCAAAAATTGTTGGTTTTTCTATAACAACCTACATAAAAGATAATGTTCTACAAAAAGAAATTTTAACTGATAAAAACGCAGGTAATTTAATCAGTAAAGATGGAAAATATTCAATTATAAATTTGACATTTAAACAAAATATAGATGCGAGAAAATACATCACTAAAATTGAAAACCATATAAAAAAATTCTTTGAAAATTATTATCTTTTTGGTGAGCCAGTAATTGATAGTGAGCTTTTTAAAGAATTGTTAAAGCAAATGTATATTTATCCAGTTATCATGTTATTACTAATATTGTTCTTTTTCTATTTTCAAACAAAATCACTTAAAGTTGCTTTTTTTTCAGTCTTTGCCCCCATAATTTCTTCTATTTTTACAGTTTCCATTATATTTTTATTTAATAGACCATTAAACACATTAACAGTTATGATATTTTCATTTTTATTAATTATTGGTTCAGGATATGGTCTTCATTACTATAATGCGTACTTTAGAATCAAAGATTTTGAAAAAACTAAAAAACATATTCAAATTCCTATTATATTTTCAATGCTAACAACTGTTGCAGGATTTTTATCATTTTTATTTGTAAATATAGAATCATTTAAGGAGCTAGGATTATTAGTATCTATAGGTCTTATAATAAACGTTTTATTAATATTCAGTTTTAGTAAAGAAATTTTTAAAAATACAAACCCAAAAAAAAGGCCAATAAATTTTGGTATAAAGTATTTTGGCGACAAAATTTCTTTTACCTTACTAATTATTTTTATAGTAATTGCAATCATATCACCATTATTAATTAAAAATATTTCAATAAAATCAGATATGATTTCTTATTTCTCAAAAGATTCAAAAATTGGAAAAGCCTATAATATAATGGAGCAATTTTTTAATTTTAGAGAACCCATATTTTTAGTTTTAGAAAAAAACTCACCATTTATTGCAAGCGACAATAAAAAAATTAAAAATATTTTAGAAACTTTAGAAAATACTGAATATGTCTCTAATACAAATTTTCCAATTGATATTCCAATACCAATTCTTTACAGTTTTTCAAAAAATAATCCATTGTTAAAGTATTACATATCTTCAAATTCAAAAATTAGAATTATAATTAACTTAACAAAAAAAGGATATGAAAATATAGATGAAATTTTAAATATACTAAAGGAAATAACACCTTACAAATATTACGTTGCTGGTTCTGCACTAATTTGGAATGATATAAATAAAAATATATTAAATGCACAAATTAAGTCAATCATTTTTGCAGGAATATTAATATTTGCTATGGTATTTATAATTTTTAAATCAATTAGAATCACATTAAGTGTAATAATTCCAATAGGATTTACATCACTATTTAATTTCATATTTATGACTATTTTTAAAATCAATCTTGATGTTTCAACATCAATAACATCGAGTATACTAATGGGACTTGTCATTGACTATTCCATTCATCTTGCAAATGATGAAAAAAATACAAAATCTCCAGAAAAATCTGTAATAAACGTAGGACCACCAATACTTGCAAATGGTATAGGTCTCATACTTGGTTTCTCCGTTTTATTATTCTCCTCTTTAAAGTTATTTAAATCAATTTCATTATTAATAATTTTCGGAATTTTAATAGGATTAAGTTTTACTCTTATTATTCAACCTTATATACTTAAGAAATTTACTCTAATTAACAATCCTTACAGAGGTTTCAAAAAATAA